In Desulforegula conservatrix Mb1Pa, the sequence ATCGAAATAAGCATATGAACATGATCTGACATCAAGTGGCCTTCCAATATTGCACATTCTTTTTGCCTGGCCAAATATCGCCTCAATTCTGCATAAATAGTCTTTTTTCTATACTTTGTAATCCATACTATATGATACTTGCATTCCCAGGCACTATGGCTTAGGCTTTGTGTCTCGGTCATTGAAGTCTCCTTTAACTTTAGGCGGTTCAGTTATTGGAGACTTCTTCTTATTCCTGGATATGTCAAACTCTGTGAGTCCACCGGCAGAGCCGGGGGTTTACTTAGGATTAATTAAGACATAATTCACGATGGAGTGGAGTTTTACCGAGAGGCTGAACGCCACTGGCCATTTTTTGATTGGCGATGCAACCCCTCTCAAGCATATGGCAGCTATATGTAGCGCAATAGAACATGCCTTCTTGAGTG encodes:
- a CDS encoding transposase, with product MTETQSLSHSAWECKYHIVWITKYRKKTIYAELRRYLARQKECAILEGHLMSDHVHMLIS